In Solanum pennellii chromosome 3, SPENNV200, a single window of DNA contains:
- the LOC107013609 gene encoding protein PXR1 translates to MPELDDTGKHDDSTKTKNEEIYDKKEKEDKHSDEDDKDEKEDKDKKKKKKDKDKDEKDNKKKDKKEKNPNDEKDLEKLKLKVEKIDAKMQDLEDQREVILELCNEAGKVAANATVARLQFDPLSSHFTKKKKKAK, encoded by the coding sequence ATGCCAGAGTTGGATGATACAGGAAAACATGACGATTCAACGAAAACTAAAAATGAGGAAATTTATGATAAGAAGGAGAAAGAAGATAAGCATTCGGATGAAGACGATAAAGATGAGAAGGAAGATaaagataagaagaagaaaaagaaggacAAAGACAAGGATGAAAAAGATAACAAGAAGAAGgataaaaaagagaagaatcCTAATGATGAAAAGGACTTAGAAAAACTCAAACTTAAAGTGGAGAAAATTGATGCTAAAATGCAGGATTTGGAAGACCAGAGAGAGGTTATTCTAGAGTTGTGTAATGAAGCTGGGAAAGTTGCAGCCAATGCAACTGTTGCTCGCCTTCAATTCGATCCCTTATCGAGCCACttcacaaagaaaaagaaaaaagcaaaGTGA
- the LOC107014989 gene encoding mitochondrial outer membrane protein porin of 36 kDa-like, with translation MNKQPGIYSDIGKNATDLLYGDYIRKSPIHNLLDWGLYFKCQVNDIVPGLSSLVKLSVPDQRSNKVEVQYMNNYFGVATGISLEKTPLLSLSGVTGIGFFSIGAEIAFDTATKTLAECGGGLSFDTDILSASLTLSNNADTLRAHCYRPILPLTSTGVAAELTHRFINNQTTLALGAQHCLFPCMLIKARVTSDGSLGALVQNNIFSALSLSIGAEMNAMDAANTAKLGLALIFNP, from the exons atgaacAAGCAGCCAGGAATATATTCTGATATTGGCAAAAATGCTACAG ATCTTCTGTATGGAGATTATATCAGAAAATCACCAATTCACAATTTGCTTGACTGGGGCTTATACTTCAAATGTCAAG TTAATGACATTGTACCTGGATTAAGTTCACTAGTCAAGTTGAGTGTACCAGATCAGAGGTCTAATAAG GTGGAGGTGCAGTAcatgaataattattttggaGTTGCAACAGGCATCAGTTTGGAAAAAACCCCACTGTTGAGTCTCTCTGGTGTTACAGGAATTGGATTTTTCAGTATTGGAGCTGAAATCGCTTTTGATACAGCAACGAAAACACTGGCAGAATGCGGTGGTGGTTTGAGCTTCGATACTGACATTCTCTCTGCTTCACTCACTCT GAGCAATAATGCTGATACCTTGAGAGCTCACTGTTACCGGCCGATTCTACCCTTAACAAGCACTGGGGTTGCAGCTGAGTTAACACATAGATTCATCAACAATCAGACGACTCTTGCACTGGGGGCTCAGCATTGCCTGTTTCCTTGCATGCTGATTAAAGCTCGAGTTACAAGTGATGGCAGTTTGGGTGCTCTTGTCCAGAACAATATTTTCTCAGCACTCTCTCTGAGTATCGGAGCAGAGATGAATGCCATGGATGCAGCGAATACTGCTAAACTGGGGCTTGCTCTAATTTTTAATCCCTGA